The Mesorhizobium sp. AR02 genomic interval CGTCCGGATCGTTCCAGAAGCCGATCGGCATCGACGGAAACGCTTTGGTGCAGACCAGTTCACCCTTCTCCTGCCTGATCGACTTGCCGTCGTCATCCCAGACATCGACGGCCAGCCCGAGGCCGGGTCCCTGGATCTCACCGGTCCAGACAGCTTGCGTCGGCACGCCGAGCACGAAGCAGGAGACGATGTCAGTGCCGCCCGAGACCGAGGCCAGATGCACGTCCTTCTTGATGCCGTCATAGACGAAGCGGAAATCCTCCGGCGATAGCGGCGAGCCGGTGGAGGAGATCGCCCGCACGGTGGACAGATCATGTGTGCGGATCGGCTTGAGGCCGGCCTTGCGCACGGAGTCGATGAACTTGGCCGAGGTGCCGAAGAAGGTCATCTTCTCGGCATCGGCGAAATCGAACAGCACATTGCCGTCGGGGTAGAAGGGCGAGCCATCGTAGAGCAGCAGCGTCGCCCCTGAAGCCAAGCCCGACACCAGCCAGTTCCACATCATCCAGCCGCACGTGGTGAAATAGAAGAAGCGGTCGCCGTCGACGAGGCCGGCATGCAGCCGGTGTTCCTTGACATGCTGGATCAGCGTGGCACCGGCCGAATGGACGATGCATTTGGGAATGCCGGTGGTTCCGGACGAGAACAGGATGTAGAGCGGATGCGAAAACGGCAGCCGCTCGAAGCTGACAGGTTTTGCCGCGAAGGGCGCCAGCGCCTCTTCCATCGCCACCGCCTTGTCGATGGTTGCAGCCACGTCGGCCGAGGTGCCGAGATAGTCGACGAGCAGGACTTTGCGAACTGAACCAAGCTTAGCCGCGACGGCCGCAACCTTGTCGGCGACCTCGATCGCCTTGCCGTTGTACCAGTAGCCATCCGGCGCTATGAAGATGACAGGCTCGATCTGGCCGAAGCGGTCGAGCACGCCCTGTTCGCCGAAATCGGGAGAGCAGGACGACCACACCGCGCCGATCGAGGCTGCTGCCAGCATGGCGGCGACGGTTTCGGGCATATTGGGCATCATCGCCGCAATGCGGTCGCCCTTCTTCACCTTAAGCGACAGAAAAAGCTGCTGCAGGCGCGAGACCAGGCCCTGCAGCTGGTTCCAGGACAGCCGCCGCTCGACCTTGTCTTCACCGCGAAAGACGATCGCCTCGCCCGCGCCGGTCTTCTTCAACAGGTTCTCGGCGAAATTCAGCGACGCGTCGGGGAAGAACAAGGCACCCGGCATCTTGTCGCCATCGGCCAGCATATGCTTGCCCTTTTCGCCGACAATGCCGGAAAAATCCCAGACCAGGCTCCAGAACGCTTCGCGATCCTCGACCGACCAGCGGTGCAACTCGGCGTAGGAAGCGAAGGAGGTGCCGGCTTTCGCCTCCGCGACCTTCATGAAAGCAGTCAATGGCGAAGCGTCGATCCGGTCTTGTGTCGGGGTCCAGAGCGGTACTTCGGCAGCCATGATCGATCCTCCCACGGTCGTCATCGCTTATGCATATCGCAGCGCAGCAGAGCAAGATTTTGTTGGGCCGATACCCTCAGGTGTGCGCAAATGCCATCGCCGGGCCATAAAGACTTGAAATGCCTCAGTCCTAAGTCGTAGTGACGACTGGGGTTATATCTGTCGGGCGATTTATCGGAACGGAAGCATATAGGGCGAGATGCCATCATCCTTGATCCGGCGCGGAGTATGGGCGATCGGCGCTGCCGTGATCGTCATTGCTCTGGTGGTCGCCACGCTGCCGCTGATCGCCTCGACGCGCATCGTGCGCGACCGAATCGCCTGGGAAATGAGCGCGTGGAGCGGCTTCCGGGTCGCCATTGACGGCTCGCCGCGCATCGAGGTCTGGCCGAAATTCCGGGCAATCCTGACCGATGTGACGCTGTCGAAGTGGACGGACACCGACGCGCCACCGGTCGTCGAGGCCGAACGGGTCGAAATCGACCTCTCGGCCATGGCGGCCCTGCAAGGCGATGTGGCGTTTTCCACGGCGCGGCTGGTGCGGCCGACGATCCGGGTCCAGCGCACGGCAGATGGCCTGTTCCTGCCCACCGTGCCGACGGGCGGGCGCATTGCGCGTTCCATCGACACGGCGCGCGGCGTGGTCAGTGCCGATCCCGCCAAGCCCGACCTCGACAAGCTGCCGACAGACGCCTTCGGCACGGTTGAGTTCAGGGACGGCCGCATGGTGGCTTCCGTCAACGGCAAGGACGTGGAAATCCTGAGCAGCCTCAGCGGCCAGGCGAGCTGGGCGGCGATGAACAGCAATGCGACACTGTCGGCAACCGGGATCTGGCGCGGCGAAAGCGTCGCCCTCGACGCTGCCTCGCCGAAGCCGCTGGTGCTGTTTGCCGGTGGCACGGCGCCGCTCACTCTGTCTTTCAAGGCAGCACCCGCCACCTTCTCCTTCGACGGCACGGCCAGCATGTCCGAGAACGCCTATTTCGACGGCCAGGTGAAGTTCGCGGCGCCCTCGCTGCGCCGCGTGTTGGAATGGTCGCAGGCTGGCATCGCGCCGAGTGCGGCGATCGGCTCCGTCAGCATTTCGAGCAAGGTCACGGCATCCGCCGGACGCGTCAAGTTCGAGAACACCGCGCTGGCGCTGGACAACAATCCGGGTATGGGCGCGCTGGACCTATCGCTTGGCGACGCCCAGCCGGTGATCTCGGGCACGCTCGCTTTCGACACGCTCGACCTCAGGTCATTCCTGTCCGCCTTCACGCCGCTGGGGCCGGCGAGCGGGGCTGGGCCAGGTGACGTCGAGGCTAGTTTCGCCGACCGGGTCAATCTCGATCTCAGGCTGTCGGCGGCGCATGCCACGGCCGGCACTATCCAGCTTGCCGATGTCGCCGCCACCGCCCAGGTCAAGGATGGTCTTTCCGTCTTCGATATCTCCGACGCCTCGGCCTTTGGCGGCAACATCCAGACCAGCCTTCGTTTCGACCGCAAGCCCGAGGGCACCCAGGTCGAGATCCGGCTGCTTGCGTCCGATATCGATGGCGGCGCGTTCGGCACGGCAGCCGGTATGACCCGGCTGGTGCCGGTCGGCACGGGCACCGTTTCGGTCATCCTCAAGGGACCGGGCAGGACCTGGGATTCGATCTTTGAAAACGCAGACGGCTCGGTCTCGGCGACCTTCGGCCCCGGCGCGCTCAGCAAATTCAACCTGCCTGCCTTTCTCAAGCATACCGAACAAGGCGGCTTCTTCGCGCTCGACGATGTCTCGGACGGCACGCTGCCGATCGACGGCGCCGAAGTGAAGGCAACCATTTCGAGAGGCGTGGCGAGGCTGGACAAGGCCGAGGCCAATTCGGCGAAATACAAGATCTGGCTTTCCGGCATCGCCTCCTATGCGGGGCGCGGGCTGGCGCTGTCCGGCGGCGTCATCCAGCCGGACCAGGCGGCGGCGCAGAAGACCGGCCAGCAAGGCCCCAACCAGTCGTCCTTCTTCGTCGGCGGAACGTGGAACACGCCGTTCATTTCCCCGATAAGCCGCGGCGTTTCGGGCGAATAGTCGCGCGCTTGTATCTTCGGGTCAGGCCCGAGGGCACGCTTTTCGGGATCATGCTCAGCCGCGCTGCGCCGCCTGTTCGTCGAGCTGGCGCTGCACCTCACGCCTTTTGTTGGCGATCGAAGCGATGATGACGCCGACCGCAACCACGGCGATCAGGATGGTGCAGGCGGCGTTGATCTCCGGCGTCACGCCGAGGCGGACCTGGCTGTAGATTTTCATCGGCAGCGTGGTGGCACCCGGCCCCGAGGTGAAGCTGGCGATGACCAGATCGTCGAGCGACAGCGTAAAGGCCAGCATCCATCCGGACACGATCGCCGGCAGGATGACCGGCAGGGTGATCTGGAAGAAGGTTTTTGCCGGCGTTGCGCCGAGATCCATCGCCGCCTCCTCCAGCGACCGGTCGAAAGACACCAGGCGCGATTGCACGACGACGGCGACGAAGCACATTGTCAGCGTGATGTGGGCGAGCGTCACCGTGAAGAAGCCGCGGTCGAGACCGACGGCGACGAAGAGCAGCAGCAGCGACAGGCCGGTGATGACTTCCGGCATGACGAGCGGCGCAAAGACCATGCCGGAAAACAGCACCCTGCCCCGGAAGCGCGTGTAGCGCGTCAGGGTGAGTGCCGCCAGCGTGCCGAGCACGGTCGCTACCGTCGCCGAAATGACGCCGACACGCGCCGTGACCCAGGTGGCGTCCATCAGGCCCTGATTGTGGAACAGCGACACATACCATTTGGTCGAGAAGCCGCCCCAGACGGTGACGAGCTTGGATTCATTGAAAGAGAAAACGATGAGCAGCACGATCGGCAGGTACAGGAAGGCAAAGCCCAGCACGATCGAGGTGACGTTGAAACGGCTCCAGGTGGCGTTCATTTGCCCTGCTCCTGGGCACGCGCCTGTGCCTGCTGGAAGAGCATGATGGGCACGGTGAGCAACAGCAGCAGGATGACAGCGACGGCCGACGACACCGGCCAGTCGCGGTTGGCGAAGAACTCGTTCCACAGCGTCTTGCCGATCATCAGCGTAGACGAGCCGCCGAGCAGATCGGGGATGACGAACTCACCGACGGCCGGGATGAACACCAGCAGGCAGCCGGCAATGACGCCCGGCAGCGACAGCGGGAAGGTGATCTTCCAGAAGGCTGATGTCGGCGGGCAGCCGAGATCCTTGGCCGCCTCGATCAGCGAGTAATCCATCTTTTCCAACGATGAATAGAGCGGCAACACCATGAACGGCAAATAGGAATAGACGATGCCGATGAAGATCGCCGTATAGGTGTTAAGGATGACCAGCGGCTGGTTGATGATGTGCAGCGACAGCAGCAGCTGGTTGAGCAGGCCCTCGGGCTTGAGGATACCGATCCAGGCATAGACGCGGATCAGGAACGAGGTCCAGAACGGCAGGATGACCAGCATCAGCAAGGTCGGGCGGATGGTGGCCGGCGCACGTGACATGCCATAGGCGATCGGGTAGCCGACGATCAGCGTCAGGACGGTCGAGATGGCAGCAATGATGACGCTCGTCACATAGGCCTTGAAATAGAGCGCGTCCTGCGTCAGCCAGACATAATTGTCGAAGTTGAGGTTGCGGAAGCCGGCGAAGAAGCCGGAGACGCCGTCCCTGAAATCGAGCACCGGCGTGTAGGGCGGCATGGCGATCGCCGTCTGGGACAACGAAATCTTGAAGACGATGACGAAGGGAATGAGGAAGAAGAACAGCAGCCAGAGGTAGGGGACGATGATGACGAGCCGGTTGACGAAGCCGGCACCCAGGCGCGTCAGGAACGGCTTGGCGACGGTCGATGGGGCGGCGGCATCGGCGACGGCGATGTTGGACATATCAGCCCCCTACCGTGCCAGCACGACGCCGGCGTCGGGCCGGAAG includes:
- a CDS encoding ABC transporter permease subunit, with translation MSNIAVADAAAPSTVAKPFLTRLGAGFVNRLVIIVPYLWLLFFFLIPFVIVFKISLSQTAIAMPPYTPVLDFRDGVSGFFAGFRNLNFDNYVWLTQDALYFKAYVTSVIIAAISTVLTLIVGYPIAYGMSRAPATIRPTLLMLVILPFWTSFLIRVYAWIGILKPEGLLNQLLLSLHIINQPLVILNTYTAIFIGIVYSYLPFMVLPLYSSLEKMDYSLIEAAKDLGCPPTSAFWKITFPLSLPGVIAGCLLVFIPAVGEFVIPDLLGGSSTLMIGKTLWNEFFANRDWPVSSAVAVILLLLLTVPIMLFQQAQARAQEQGK
- a CDS encoding acetoacetate--CoA ligase, yielding MAAEVPLWTPTQDRIDASPLTAFMKVAEAKAGTSFASYAELHRWSVEDREAFWSLVWDFSGIVGEKGKHMLADGDKMPGALFFPDASLNFAENLLKKTGAGEAIVFRGEDKVERRLSWNQLQGLVSRLQQLFLSLKVKKGDRIAAMMPNMPETVAAMLAAASIGAVWSSCSPDFGEQGVLDRFGQIEPVIFIAPDGYWYNGKAIEVADKVAAVAAKLGSVRKVLLVDYLGTSADVAATIDKAVAMEEALAPFAAKPVSFERLPFSHPLYILFSSGTTGIPKCIVHSAGATLIQHVKEHRLHAGLVDGDRFFYFTTCGWMMWNWLVSGLASGATLLLYDGSPFYPDGNVLFDFADAEKMTFFGTSAKFIDSVRKAGLKPIRTHDLSTVRAISSTGSPLSPEDFRFVYDGIKKDVHLASVSGGTDIVSCFVLGVPTQAVWTGEIQGPGLGLAVDVWDDDGKSIRQEKGELVCTKAFPSMPIGFWNDPDGKKYQAAYFERFDNVWCHGDFAEWTAHGGMIIHGRSDATLNPGGVRIGTAEIYNQVEQMPEILEALCIGQDFDNDVRVVLFVRLAAGVQLDEDLEKRIRAKIRSGASPRHVPAKIVAVTDIPRTKSGKITELAVRDVVHGRAIKNKEALANPEALELFRDLPQLAE
- a CDS encoding ABC transporter permease, encoding MNATWSRFNVTSIVLGFAFLYLPIVLLIVFSFNESKLVTVWGGFSTKWYVSLFHNQGLMDATWVTARVGVISATVATVLGTLAALTLTRYTRFRGRVLFSGMVFAPLVMPEVITGLSLLLLFVAVGLDRGFFTVTLAHITLTMCFVAVVVQSRLVSFDRSLEEAAMDLGATPAKTFFQITLPVILPAIVSGWMLAFTLSLDDLVIASFTSGPGATTLPMKIYSQVRLGVTPEINAACTILIAVVAVGVIIASIANKRREVQRQLDEQAAQRG
- a CDS encoding AsmA family protein — protein: MPSSLIRRGVWAIGAAVIVIALVVATLPLIASTRIVRDRIAWEMSAWSGFRVAIDGSPRIEVWPKFRAILTDVTLSKWTDTDAPPVVEAERVEIDLSAMAALQGDVAFSTARLVRPTIRVQRTADGLFLPTVPTGGRIARSIDTARGVVSADPAKPDLDKLPTDAFGTVEFRDGRMVASVNGKDVEILSSLSGQASWAAMNSNATLSATGIWRGESVALDAASPKPLVLFAGGTAPLTLSFKAAPATFSFDGTASMSENAYFDGQVKFAAPSLRRVLEWSQAGIAPSAAIGSVSISSKVTASAGRVKFENTALALDNNPGMGALDLSLGDAQPVISGTLAFDTLDLRSFLSAFTPLGPASGAGPGDVEASFADRVNLDLRLSAAHATAGTIQLADVAATAQVKDGLSVFDISDASAFGGNIQTSLRFDRKPEGTQVEIRLLASDIDGGAFGTAAGMTRLVPVGTGTVSVILKGPGRTWDSIFENADGSVSATFGPGALSKFNLPAFLKHTEQGGFFALDDVSDGTLPIDGAEVKATISRGVARLDKAEANSAKYKIWLSGIASYAGRGLALSGGVIQPDQAAAQKTGQQGPNQSSFFVGGTWNTPFISPISRGVSGE